Genomic segment of Pseudothermotoga hypogea DSM 11164 = NBRC 106472:
CCTCGAGCTCTTTGTTCAGTTCAGACAGATTCTTGCTCACCAACTCGAAGCTCGCAATGTTGTTCATAACCTCGGCAGCTTTGTTTGGGTTCAGTTTCCCGAGTTCTGAAATCACATCTGCGCGTGTGGTTGCATCCAACTTCGAAAGCGCCATGGCGATGGATTCCACTGAGTACTTCTCGCTCGCGAGCACCGACGCTATGGCCGCTGGATCGGCGCTCGCGATGGTTTGAGAGACCTTCTCGACGTCTTCTGGAACTTGAATTTTCTTCAACACCGCTTCGAGTTGCAGGTTCTTTTCTTCCCACGTCTTTTTCATCTCGAGGACGAGCTTTCTCTGTGCCTCGAGTTGCTGTCTTTCTCTATCGAGTTGTTCTCTCTCCTGGTTCAGCTGTTGCAGCAGCTGCTGTACTCTCTCCGTTGTGGCGCTCGCCATTCTTTCGAAATACTGAGAAGGAAAAAGCATCTGCAGAGGCTCGTACTTTATGTATCTGTTCACATAAGGTATCTTCGAGAGCAAGAACGAAATGTAGCTTCTCCAGTCTTCGATCGGTCTCACACCAAGACCCTGAAGCCTCTGAAACTCGAAGGCAAAATAACCGTACACCAAGACGGTGAAACCCAGGAAAAGAATTATTGCGAACGCTTTCAGGAACGCCGCAAATTTTTTCTTTTTCTTCTGCGCTTCTGCCAGAATAGATCCTCCCAACAGATTTTTCTTTGGAGGGATGGAGAACTCCTAATAAAAAAGGGCCGTACGGCCCCGAAGTGGCGTTCAGAAGATTCTACAGATACGACCCCGCGCCCCTTGGAAAGCTCAGCAGATACCACCCGAACTTCATTTCATACTTCGATGCACGATACCCTTTCTTTCAAGAGCGATTCAAGGAGTCTGAAGGCTCGATCCACAGACTTGTTGGACTTGAAGTTTCCGAAGATGACTTCTTCGATCGTGTCTATCTCTATCTCACGGTTGGAAGTTTTGCAGATCAAAACGCGGGTTATCGCCTTGAAAGGCACACTGAAACTGTGGCGTTTGTCTTCAACACATCGAAAGTCGATCCGATCGTGCAAGATAGACATCTTGAAGAGCTCGTTTTTGAAGAAACTCTTCCTCAAAATCACGTTGAACGAAGCCAGCGTTCTTTGTATCACACTTCCGCCCCGATGTTACTTTAGCTCGCCAGTCATCTTTGAAGGCTCTGCCCTGGCGTTTGTCATTGACAATTTTTGTCACGAGGTCGTGACAAGACACAATGAGAGAAACGCTCCGTGGCAGACAGGTGGTATGGTATCTGTTGTCGAAGCTTTGCGAGGTGATCGGTGTGGTGGCGGTGGTCGATCTGGGTTCGAACTCGTTCATACTCTTGGTTCAGCACGAAGGTGAAACGCTACTGGAGGAAGTGTACGAAGTTGGGTTGAAGTCTATC
This window contains:
- a CDS encoding magnesium transporter, yielding MGGSILAEAQKKKKKFAAFLKAFAIILFLGFTVLVYGYFAFEFQRLQGLGVRPIEDWRSYISFLLSKIPYVNRYIKYEPLQMLFPSQYFERMASATTERVQQLLQQLNQEREQLDRERQQLEAQRKLVLEMKKTWEEKNLQLEAVLKKIQVPEDVEKVSQTIASADPAAIASVLASEKYSVESIAMALSKLDATTRADVISELGKLNPNKAAEVMNNIASFELVSKNLSELNKELEERQRYINAQLSSLIEASVVQTLSIEFLRQMSDEEILNMIDSLSLDENAVLVLFSKLEPERTREIMKKLKDQNERLFQKLVLRGVSL